The genomic interval GGGTCAAAAAGCAGGTCGACGTGAACGCCGTCACCGGCGGACTGCCTGCCGACTATATGCGCGATGTCGATCTGGTGCGTTATGACCGGAGCGGTAACGAAACCCGCCGCTGGACACTGCACGGCGCATGGATCAAAGGCTTGGAATATGACGAGCTCGAAGGTGGCAACACGGAAAATACCTTCGAAAAACTCACCCTCTGCTACCAGTACTGGACTTAATCAGGAGTAAACCCATGTACACATTTGAATTACCCAGCGGCACCGAGATCGAACTCAAAGAGATGACCGGTGTTGAAGAAGAACTGCTGACCAATCAGCGCCTCATCCGAAATGGCGAGGCCATCAATCAGGTGCTGAAAAATTGCACCGTTCGGCTTGGTGATAACGACAAACCGAGCGTAAGCGATATGCTGGAACTACTGTCCGGTGACCGGCTTTTCGCTCTGGTCAAGCTGCGCCAGATTTCTCTCGGCGACGAGGTAGAACTGGAACTGGCCTGTCCGAACACCGGGTGTCGAATGAATAACTTTGTGACCGTCAATCTGGACGACTCGAAGGTTACGCCATACACCGATGAACGTGAGTTTTCATTCACGTTACCCGGGGCCAATAAAACGGTGCGGTTTGGACTCCTTGATGGTCACAAGGAAAAACGGCTGGCGGCGCTGCGTGAGCCGAATATTTCTTCGGCCATGCTGATTCGAATCCTTGAGATCGATGATAAAGCCCCGAGTAAAAAATCCCTTGCTGAAATGTCGATGCGTGACCGCAGTGCCCTGCGTCAGGAGATGGCGCGGGTGGATGCGGGGATTGATACGGCAGTGGAAGTCGAGTGCGACGGATGCGGTACCCGAATCCGTACCAGACTGGAATCCGAAGCGGCTTTTTTATTTCCCGGAGTTCGCTTGTAAGCGACAGCTTTTTTCTCGCTTACGGCGGACTCCACTGGAGCTATCAGGAAATAAGAGTGCTGCCGCTCCAGCTTCGGCAACAGTTTGTTGAAGCTTTGGAGCGGCAGCTTGATTTTGAACGGGAGCAAATGGATAAATCATGATGGGCAACGACCTCGGGCTGGGCTTGGTGGTATCCATGACGGATGCCTTTTCGCAAAACGCCCAGCGCATTGAAAATTCCATGGAAAGCCTCGACGGATCGGTCGCGGCGGCCAGCGAGCGCATGACCAAAAATCTGGATCGCATTCAAAAAGGTATGATAATGACCGGAGCCGGTCTTGCGCTTCTGGCCGCCCCCGCCGCGTTGGCTGCATCAACTGCTGCTTCCCAGAAAGCATTGGGCGAGCTTTCCTCGTTGGGAGTGAAAGACCTTGGAGCCATCGAGACCGCCGCCGAATCATTCACGAACAAATGGGCCGGATCCAATAAGGCGGAATTCATTACCGCTACCTACGATGTAAAGTCGGCTCTCTCCAGCCTCAGCGATGAGGCAGTCGGCGTTTTTACCGACATGGCCGGTCTCACCGCCAAGGCCACCAAGGCGACTACGCAGGAGATGGTCGGCACCTTCACCTCTGCCTACGGTATCTTCAAACCCATCATGACTGACATGACCGATATGGAATGGGCCACTGCCTTTTCCGGTGCCATGGCGCAGACCGTTGCCTCGTTCAAAACCAATGGCGGCCAGATGGCCGATGCCATCAAGAACATTGGTGCGGTCGCGGCGGCGAGCAAAGTCCCGTTGCAGGAACAGTTGGCAGTGCTCGGCCAGCTTCAAACCACCATGCCCGGTTCCGAGGCCGGAACGCTTTATAAAGCATTCGTCATGAAAGCTGCAGAGGCCGGTGATGAGCTGGGGCTGTCTTTCACCGGTGCATCCGGTCAGCTCAAAGGCGTGGTGCCGATTTTGCAGGAAATCAAAAAGCAGTTCCCCGACTTGTCGCAGGCCGCCGCACAGGTGAAACTAAAGAAAGCGTTTGGCTCCGATGAGGCTGTTAAGTTTGTGCTGCAGATGTCGGCGGGCATGGATTCGCTTGAAGGCAATATTCAGGCGGTTGGCAATGCTATGAAAACCGGAACGGTTGTCACCGAAAAGATGGCCTCCGCGATGAATCAGGACATCGGAGCGCAGTTTGGTTTGATCCGGCAACAGCTGTCCAACCTGCTGGAAATATTGGGAGCAACGCTGCTTCCCATTGTCTCACCGATCATGAACGGCATCTCGCGCATCATTCTACATTTTCAGAAAATGGCTAAATCAATGCCTGGAGTCACACGGGCCATACTCGCACTCTCCATGGCACTCGGTGCGGTGCTGGTCGTTGCTGGGCTGGTAACGTCGGCGGTCGGGCTGGTTGGACTCATGCTTCCGGCGGTGAAAGCGGGATTCCTCGCCATCAGTACCGCCGCCGCAGGAATGGGATCAACCATTGCCGCCAGCTTTTTTCCCGTTACCGCCGTGATCGCCGGAGTGGTGCTGGCGGTTTATCTGCTGAAAAAAGCGTGGCAGACCAACTTCGGAGGTATCCGCGATACGGTCTCCGGGGCATGGAACAAAATCAAACTGGTGTTTACGGGCATCAGATCCTTAATGTCCTCCCTCAGCGGTGGCACGGGCCAAATGTCGGCGGAGCTGGCTGAAAAGCTGCGCTCGGTTGGATTGCTCGGGTTCGTGGTGACGGTATTCAAAGTGTTCTACCGGGTGCGCGAAGGTCTCGCCGGACTCTGGGGAGCATTTGCTCATGCCTTCAGCCGAATCCGTTCGATCCTTGAGCCGGTTGCCAAGTCGCTGGGTTCGGCATTTGGCTCGCTCTTTAAGGCGATCTTTTCCGTCGGCGAAATTCTGGGTATCACCGCGAATGCTGCGGACGGATCAGGTTGGCGCAAATTCGGCGCGGTTATTGGTACCGTTGTCGGTGTGTTAATGCAGGGGCTGGCTTATGCACTTCGTATCGTCGCGTGGAATATCGGGATGATCGTCAAGGCGCTGACCATTGTCGTGCGGAGCGTCGTATGGGTTGGCAAAGTAATCGTCGGTTCACTGATTTACGCGATCAAATTTATCGGCAAATTCCTGCTGCCCGTTCGCATGATCGGGCAGGCATTTGTGGCTGCCGGAAAGATTATCTATTCGGTCTGGCAGATTCTGACCGGTGATGTCTCCCTGCTGGAAGGATTGAAGGCCATTGGTGGTGCGGTGTTTGGTTTTCTGGCGACACCGTTCCGTTGGGCCTTCGATGTGATTAAAGGTATCTGGAGCGGTATTGCCGGATTATTTCGGGGCATTGGACGATTTTTTAGCGCAATCGGATCCAGCATTCTGAGCACCTTTATGAACCTCCCGCTGGTCAGTACGATTCGGAATCTCTTTGCAACCGTGAAGGCGTTCTTTTCCGGTGATCTAACCTTTTTCGAGGCGGGTAAAAAATTGCTCGTCACGCTCGGAAAAGGGATCTGGTCGACTGTTACCTATCCGTTCAATATGCTCAAAAACGCACTCGGCAAACTGCGAAAGCTTCTCCCATTTTCTGATGCCAAAGAAGGACCGCTTTCCACGTTGACTACGTCAGGAAAAGCATTACTCGAAACATTGGCTGGCGGCATGGCCGCCGCGCAGAACGCGCCCACCAGTATATTCAAAACCGCGACCCAAGGGATTCTTGCATCGCTTTCCGGAGCGTGGAATGGGATACGGAATGTGGGTAAGGCTGCGATGATGCATCTAGCAGTTCCGATGAAAAACGGAAACTGGGGAGCATTAGCCGAAGGTGCGGTTCAGGCCGGAAGCCGAATCAAGGCCGCACTGAGTAATGTCATGCCGAAGTTGCCCATTCCTGACTTTGTGCGAAATATGCTCCCGCGCCCGGCACAACCTGCGATGCCGTCGACAAAGAATATTCAACCAGCCATGCCAATGGTCGCAACGCAAACGCCATCAATCATTCCTGCGACGCTTTCGGCAGTGCTGATGCTGACTCCGGTGTTGGCTTCCGCGATTCCGGATACGATGACCACCACGCTCTCATCCTCGGCTATTCAGTTGCCATCGCCGGATCCAATTGCCGTAGCCGCACAGGTAGACCCGCAGATCGGAGCCATTCCCTCCATCGAAACCCCGGGCGACAAACCGGCCACCGTGGGCAATGAAGTATTCCAGCCCATCCGTTTGCCGGAAGTCGAATCAAGGCAGCACAACCCCGAAAAGCTGGCCACCGTTCGGCAAAGCAGCAATACCCCACAAGCACAGGAAGGGAGCCGCCCGGATGTCGCGCAACTGCTCGAAGCTCTGCTGGGTAAAATCGATGCGCTGGCTGAACGCCCGATTGACGTATCGGTCGCCACCCATATCGATGGCCGTCAGGTCGCCGAGGCGGTTTACAAGAACCAGCGAGAACAGAAAATCAGAAATTATGGAACGTTGTGAGGTGATGTGTGAGTTGGGATAAACAACCGATCAAGGGCTATCTGGTCGATGCCGACACGGGTGAGCGACTGGAGTTTCAGTATAACCCGAATAATATCAGCGACGAAAAGTCGACCAGCTATGCCGCTGTCAAAATTCCGGGCATGAGCCATCCACGCTATCAGTATGTCGCCGGAGAGCCGCGTCGGATCGTTTTCAAGATCGAGCTATTCAAAGATTCGGTAAAGCAGAAGGTCGACTGGCTTCGCTCCCTGCAATATCCGGAGCACGCCGGAAGCATGCTTAAAAATGCCCCGCACCGTGTGATTCTCATTTTCGGCGATCTTTATCCCGGCGTGACCTGTATCGTTCGATCCGTAAAGGCCCGCTATTTCGGGTTATTCGATCAGACCAATCTTGCTCCGCAACGGGCCGAGGTGGATATCACGCTTGAAGAATACGTTGATCAATCCGTCAACGGATCGGAGGTGCGCTCATGATTCGCAAAGATTCCCGTTACGCCCAATCGATTCTCTATAAAAGCAGTGACGGCGATTCGCTCGGAATGCGTCGACGAATCGATACCACGCCCCGTTTCGACGACTGTTTTCATACCGTCATTGATGGTGATCGGATCGACCTTCTGGCCCACCGATACCTCGGCAATGCCAAGCTCTGGTGGATCATCTGCGATTACAACGATCTGTTTTTCCCGCTGGAGTTGGCGCTCGGGCAGGTTCTCCGTTGCCCCTCGAAAGATCACGTCAATATGCATATTCTGGACTGAGCACTTAATGGAGCGCTTCTCCCGCTCGCATATCAGCAGGAGACAACCGCTTCTTTTGATCGAACCGTCGTTTGTATTCCTCAACATCCCAGAGCCACGCTTCTTCAATCTCGTATTGGGTGTTGTAAAGAACCCAGATCAGGTAATCCCATTCGTAGTTGCTGGCTTTGCCTACCAATGTCACCTTTGATCCCGGTTTGCCACTGGGACGATTCGCTTTCACCTGATATCTCTTCCCGTCATGCACAAAATCACTTCCTCTAGAAACAGCGGTTTTGTCCTGCATATAAGCGGAATAATCTGCATCTGAGCATCCAACCAGCATCGCCGCATCATATTCAGACACGGTTGAAGTGATTGCTGGCGCGACCCCGTAGCGTTTTTGCCATTCCAAAGCAGTTGCAACTAATTGTTCGCGAAGTTCCATCCCTACATCTCCGTTTGTTGAAAGCAAAGCGGAGCTTATGAAATAACGCATTTCTTTTCAATGTTCACCAGCCCGAGATTGTATTCAGACACATCTCTTCCGTTTCCGGTAAGTAAGCAGAGAACGACCGGAGACGTGCATGGAACTCGATACTTTTAAACCAACCTATTTGATTCAGATTGAAGGGCAATCGCTCTCCAAAGACATCACGCAGGAAATCACCTCGTTTGTTTTTACCGACAACGAGGAGGAGCTGGATGTGCTGGAGTTGTCGATCAGCAACCGCAACCTGCAGTTTGTCGATGACCCGCTCTTTCAGGAAGGAAACGAGATCATTGCCCGTTTCGGTTATGTCGGGAACCTGTCTCCCCGCAAAAAGGCGGTCATCAAAGATATCGACTACGATTTCCCCGAAGGCGGTGCGCCCACCATTCGCATAAAAGCCTATGACAAAGGGTTCAAACTCGCAGGGAAAGAAAATCAAAAGGTCTGGCAAAAACCAGCTCCAGGCATTCTCTACTCCGAAATTGCCGAACAGATCGCCGCCGCGAACGCACTCAGCCCCGTCGTTACACCGACCGTTGGATATCACTTGCGTGTCATACAGAGCAATCAATCCGACGCCATTTTCCTGAAGGAGCTGGCGAGTAAAGCCCGCGATCAGAACGGTCAGGGAATTACGGGATACAGCTTTTTTGTGCAGGATGATGAATTGCACTTCCACCCCCGGGAGCTGGATAAAACTCCGTCTCTGACTCTGGAATACTTCACGGATCAAAAAGGCGTCCTGCGCTCATTTCGTCCGGAGACGCAGTCGCAGGGAGCCAAGGGCGCGGGCGTCGAAATAAAAACAGTCGGCGTGGATCCCCGCAAAAAAGAAGCGGTGGAGCATAAAGCCAACAATGAAACCACTCCTGAGCGAACATCGCTGGGCAAGCAGACCTATCTGGTGGACGGCAATACGGGCGAAGGCCGATTCAAAGAGCAGGAGACCGGTGCTGTTGTGCCGAGTTTTGAGCGTTCCGAGGGCTTTCATGAAGAACCGGCGCAGGAACCCGCACAGGACGTGGCCGAGGGGAAATTCAGGGAAGCCGAACTTAAGCAGGTGGAAGCGACTGCCGTGACCATCGGCATTCCCCGCTTACGGGCGAAAAATAACGTGGAGGTTAAGGGCGTAGGTCGGAAGTTTTCTGGTGTGTATTACTGCAACTCCGTCCGCCACAGCTTTGGTTCATCCGGCTACTCCTGCGAACTCAAACTCAAGAAAAATGCTCTGGGTAAAGGGGCTGGCGATAAGTCGGTGCTGACCACGGGCAAAACCAACGATCAAGAAGGTTCCGCAACCCCACAACCCGATGCCCCGGCGATGGTCACGGTCAACGCGGATTCTGGCGCAATCACATAGGAGTATATGACATGGAGAATGTTCAACAAATTATAACGACTGGCTCTCTTATTGGGTTTAATGATTCGCTGCAGGTGGAACTGTTGCCCGGTGGGCGGTGCGTCCGTCTAACGAATAACTTTAAGGTGACGTTGGCCGTTGGGCGAATGATCACAGTTCCCGCCGGATTCGAGACCGACTTTGCATCGGTTCCCCGCCTGTTCTGGCGAATCATTCCGCCATGGGGGCGCTATTCTGCTGCGGCGGTGGTACATGACTACCTTTATGCAACCGCATCGATCACCCGTTATGAGGCCGACCGTATATTCCTGGACTTGATGAAGCGGCTCGGGGTGCCGCTCTGGAAACGCCGTCTGATGTACCGAGCAGTTCGCCTCGGTGGCTGGGCTTCTTGGAAAAGGTTCCGGAGTCAAAACCGATGACTGCAACCAAGCCGTATTACGGCAAATATCGCGCGTTCGTGCGCGATAACCATGATCCTGAACGGTTGGGACGGGTACGGCTCGAAATCCCCGCTGTGTTGGGCACTGGCCGCGACAATTGGTCAGACTGGGCCGCTCCCTGTTTCCCGTATGGTGGGAACGACGATTGCGGCATGTTCCTCGTACCGGAAGAAGGTGCGTCGGTCTGGGCAGAGTTTGAAGGCGGCATCGTTCAATACCCAATTTGGAGTGGTGTATGGCTGGCGGGAAGCAATCCCGGCGAGCAACCGGAGGAATCCAAGCGCACCTGCAGCAGTGCATTCTGTAAAGATTGCGAGGACCAGCAGGAACACCAAGCGCATCCGCACGATCACCTCGAACATAAAAAATATCATAACCATCCGGAATATTACTGTCCGCGCTTCCGGGTGCTTCTGAAAACGGAGACCGGCCACACCATTCTCGCCGATGACCGTGATGGTGATGAATTGATGCGCCTGATTGATCGCGCCGGTCAAATCCTCACGATGGAGGCCAAAGTAAAGTCGGAGATGCAGCAAGGCAATGCCCTCAAGCGCGGAACTAAAGATGCTGAACGCGGCGACCAGCTCGACATTTCATCCCAGATTGTCGATGCAAAGGCGCGAATTCAACTGACCGATCTCTGTCGCCAGAAGATAGTTTTAGAAGCGTGGCAGGATGAGGAAAAGGTCCACATTCTTTCCTGCGACAAAGGCCGCTCCCGCTGGCAAAAGATTCTGATCGATACCACCAAGGGGCGCGAAAAGGTCCACATCTGGGGGCTTAACGGTACTCAGGAAATCCTGATCGACTCCACTGCGGGCCGGGAAATGATCCGTCTGAGTGATAAAGCAAAACAAACCGTCACGCTCAACGCCGCCTCGGGCACGGAGAGCATCAGCGCAACCGACAAAGCGGGCAGCCTCATTTTTATGGATGGAGTCGGCGGCAACATCATCATCCAATCCACCAGCCAAGTTTTGATTAACCCATAAGGAGTGTTTAAATGAACGAAACTAAACCAAGCGGACTAAGCGCGTCAGAAGAACTACTGGCCCGCACTTTTGAAACATGGCGAACGGAATTTCGCGGTATTCTCGAAACCCATCGTCAGGAAATTCAGGATCGTCTCGAAAAGATCGAACGCGAAATCGAGAAGAAATCCGATAAGGAAAATGTGGATGTACTGGTGCGCGGTATTCATTCGGACCTGCATCGCCATGCAGAAGAGATCGACCGTCTGCACAGCCGTATCAGCACAAAAGTGGGTGTGGATACCATGTGGAAAGTGCTCGGTCTCGCATTGGGGATCGGTACCGCTGTCGGCGGGCTGATTGGTTATCTCATCAATCTAATAATGAAGTTGAAATCATGAGCGCACCGCAGGCACGTCTAGGAGACAGCAGTAGTCACGGCGGTGTTATCATTTCAGCCGCCGTTCGCACCATGGTGAACGGCATCCCTGTTGCCCGCATGGGCGATCTACACGTTTGCCCAATTCCCGGTCACGGAGTTACGCCCATCGTAACCGGCAGCACAACTACGCTGACCGAAGGCAAACCCAATGCTCGACTCGGCGATCAATGTGGCTGTGGAGCTGTAATTGTCGCGGGTAGCCCAGACGATTTGCTTAGTTAACATCAGGAGTCAGCAACCATGAATCAACCGCCATCCATTGTTTACTGGGATGTTTTCCCGAAACTGATCCGTGTTTCCACATCCGATCTGCCTCAGTCCATTCCGCTTTCGTTACGGGGCGATGTGGAGGCGCCTCTGTTTTTTTCATCCAACCCCTTGATTGCCGATGTGGATGAATCCGGCGTTGTGATCTGTGGTATGCAGCCCGGTGCGGCGGTTCTGACGATCTGCCGCTCTGAGGAACTGGATAGCATCCGTTATGTGCAGGTGGAGGTCTACGGCGCACCGATCAGCAGTGGAGCGTTGCCAACATGAGTGAGTTGAATTACTGGGATATTTTCCCTCAGAGCATTCGTTTTTCAAAGAGCGATGAGATGCAGTTTATTCCGCTGTCGATGCGGGGTTCGGAGCGGTCGGTGGAGTTTGAATCCTCCAATCCTGCCGTGGCAGAGGTCTCTGAAGATGGTGTGCTGACCGCCGGAATGGAGGTCGGAAATGCAATGATCATGGTGCGGGACAGTGAAAATCGAAATACCCTGCGTTACCTGCAGGTGGAAGTGCGTGATTCGTCTTGGTTCGCCAATCATCCCGACTACGTTCTCGATCTTGGCGAAAATGTGACACTCCAAGGCTCTGTGATTGATGCCTTGAGCACAAATGCAGTTGCCGGTGTTTTGATGACCATTCGCCGCAATTCAGGGGGATCGATTGTCGCTCAGCAAATCACGGACAGTCGGGGTGAATATGAGGTGGAACTTTATGAAGGAGTCTATATTTACGAGGCAACCGCCCAGAATTATATCAGCTCCACCGGACTAATCAGTGTCGCGGCCAGTGGGAGTATTGGTCAGCACATCGTGATGTCTCCCGAACTAAACGGTCAGGTGGCCCGTATTGTTTTGCAGTGGGGAGAAACTCCCCGAGATCTGGATTCCCACCTGCGAGGCCCCCGACCTGGAGGAGGAAGCTTTCATGTCTCCTATTCAGATGACTATGTGGAAGATTGCGGCGAGTTGGATGTCGACGACACGTCATCGTATGGACCGGAAACGATCACGATGCTCCGGTTGGTAGCAGGGACGTATCTCTACAGCGTTCACGACTATACGAACAGGAATTCGTCAACCAGCACTGGGCTGGCGAATTCGAATGCGACGGTGAAGCTCTTTTTTCACGATGGTCAGGAACTAACTTTCAATGTGCCCGATCAGCCCGGGACACTCTGGAACGTATTCGAAATTGACGGCGCAACCGGAGTCATCACGCCTCTGAATGAAATGGAATTTGAATCCAATATCTAATGATGTTGGGCTATAGGAGAACACATGATCTCAGAAGAAGAACCCACTGGGCCATTGATTGAGCAGACCGATTCCGGCGAAAATCATTATATATTGAACACGCTGGCGGTTTGCCTGCACGGCATTCACACCGAAATTGCCGGAATAAGGACGCTGCTCGAGGCTTCATACAACGCGTCACAACTGCTGCAACAGCAGGCTCAGGAGGCGTTGGAAGCACACAAACAAAATACACAGGACTATCTGAGCCGGATCACAACCGAGCCAGCGCCCGATTTTTATCCGTTCGTTGACATGCCAACCGGAACAAATATTCGCGATCTCCCCGACGGGAACCGGCTCTTCACGCTGTCGGACGGCGTGATCTTAAAAACCAATGCCGACCATACACTTGCTGTAATCGTGGACGGCGAAGCTCGGCAAGTGATCCCTGACAATGGGGCTTGGGTTGAGATCACTCCCGGACAAGCCTTTGAGCTGCAGGGTGACTGGATAAAAACTACAGCAGCACAGGCGGGCATCGAAGGCTTGCCGTCAACCGCCCATGTTTCCCAGCTTGCTGAGAATCGTTTCAGCATTGAACTGCCGCCATACCGCCTCCTACTGGACCAATCGGCTCAAGCGCTTTCGGTTATCAATCCCTCCGGCACCATTGATCTGTTGGGGCTGGAGAGCATTTCGAGCGTGGGCGCGGAATCATCCATGCGCGTGTTGCCGGATGGATCAAAAGGCTTCACCTGTGCCGACAGTGGCCACGGTGGGCTGATTGAAAACGACGGTACCATCCGTCTCTCACTGAAAAGCGGCATCGATCTGATCATTCGATTTCCGCACGGCGATGCTGAGGTATTACCTGATTCCGAAAAAGAGAGGTTCTGCGAGCGATGAGTGACAACCATGATTTTCTAGGAACGGGGCTGAAATTTCCATTCAGCTTTAATACGCGCTCTGGCGGAGTAGATGTCTCATCCTCAACCGTGCGAGAACACGAACACATCCGCGAGAGCATCATTCAAATTCTCGGCACCCGACCCGGCGAACGGTTTATGAATCCGGAATTCGGATCAAAGCTGAAGGATCTGGTGTTTGAACAGAACGATTCCGTGCTGAAAGGTCTCATCCGCCACCACGTAAATGACGCGATCCGCCATTGGGAAAAGCGTGTCATCGTTACCGACGTTTCCTTTGATGACTCCAGCCAAAATACCGACAACCATCTGCTTCCAATCATTATCTCCTATCGAGTCATCCGCACTCAAGTGGAGGGAAATTTGGTGTATCCCTTTGTTCGTGAAGAAGTGGAAATATAACCCGACACTTAACTTGATGGTGTCCAACGTGTTGCTAATGTGTGAGTCGTAAAAACAAGGAGCTGCAACATGAAGAATACCAACGAATTACTCGAAAAGATTGCTCGCGACCACCTCGACATTGAAACCCTCGCCGAGCGCAAATCTGACACCCTTGATTTCCACGATATCAGCGTTTGGAACCTCAAAAATGCATTACAGGCCGCTTACGAAGCGGGACAACAAACCAGCGCGTCATAGAAACCCACGTCCGCCCTCCGACACATCCATTCCGTTTCCGGTAAGTAACCCGAGACGGAGGAATGATGAGTCGAGCAAGCATTGAATATAGCAATAAGGATTATGAATCGATCCGGCAGGAACTGCTGGCCAAAGTGCCGCAGTTGACGAATCGGTGGACGGATTTCAATCCTTCCGATCTCGGCATTGTACTACTGGATCTCTTCTGCGGGGTCGGCGACATGCTGGCTTATTATCTGGACGCGCAGGCTGCCGAGGCTTTTTTGCCGACCGCCCGTCAGCGTCAGAGTGTGATCGACCTTTGCAAGCACATTGGTTATCGGCTGGACGGCCCGGCATCCTCCACCACAACCATTCTATTTTTCCTGCCGGACACGCTGGATTTTGATCTGACCATCCCGAGGGGAACGTCATGTCGTGCTTTGGTTGAGGACGGCCACATCGATTTTGAAACAGCCGACAGCGTATTCATCCCCCGGGGAGAACATTCGGTTGAGGCTTTCGCTCGACAAGGGATTCGGAAAGTCCAGGAGCTGGAAGCAACCGGGCAACCGTGGCAGCAGTTTGAGCTGACCGGCAAGGCCATTGCTCAGGGAACCATCCGTGTAGAAATTGATGGTAAGCCATGGATGGAAGTTCGCCATTTTCAGGAAAGCGACGCAGACAGCTTTCACTTTATCACCGACTGTACGGCACTCGATGTCACCACGATTTCTTTCGGGGATGGGCAATTTGGAGCCGTCCCGCCCGCCGGGAAAACCATTTCTGTCAGCTGGCTTGAGAGTCTCGGCGCAGACGGAAACATTGCTCCCAAGCGGATCACACAACTGCTAACGCCGATCTACCATGAAAGCGTGCAGGTTCCCCTGAACATTTCCAATCCGGTGGCGGCAACAGGCGGTTCATCGCGGGAAACCATCCAGCATGCCAAAGTCCAAGCTCCCGCCGAGCTCAGTACGCTGTGGAAGGCCATCACGCTTCAGGATTACAAGGCATTGGCAGAAGGCTTCCCCGGTGTGGCCAAAGCCAAGGTGCTCGACACCAACGATTGCCAGAATATTCGTTATTACAC from Verrucomicrobia bacterium S94 carries:
- a CDS encoding phage tail tape measure protein, which translates into the protein MGNDLGLGLVVSMTDAFSQNAQRIENSMESLDGSVAAASERMTKNLDRIQKGMIMTGAGLALLAAPAALAASTAASQKALGELSSLGVKDLGAIETAAESFTNKWAGSNKAEFITATYDVKSALSSLSDEAVGVFTDMAGLTAKATKATTQEMVGTFTSAYGIFKPIMTDMTDMEWATAFSGAMAQTVASFKTNGGQMADAIKNIGAVAAASKVPLQEQLAVLGQLQTTMPGSEAGTLYKAFVMKAAEAGDELGLSFTGASGQLKGVVPILQEIKKQFPDLSQAAAQVKLKKAFGSDEAVKFVLQMSAGMDSLEGNIQAVGNAMKTGTVVTEKMASAMNQDIGAQFGLIRQQLSNLLEILGATLLPIVSPIMNGISRIILHFQKMAKSMPGVTRAILALSMALGAVLVVAGLVTSAVGLVGLMLPAVKAGFLAISTAAAGMGSTIAASFFPVTAVIAGVVLAVYLLKKAWQTNFGGIRDTVSGAWNKIKLVFTGIRSLMSSLSGGTGQMSAELAEKLRSVGLLGFVVTVFKVFYRVREGLAGLWGAFAHAFSRIRSILEPVAKSLGSAFGSLFKAIFSVGEILGITANAADGSGWRKFGAVIGTVVGVLMQGLAYALRIVAWNIGMIVKALTIVVRSVVWVGKVIVGSLIYAIKFIGKFLLPVRMIGQAFVAAGKIIYSVWQILTGDVSLLEGLKAIGGAVFGFLATPFRWAFDVIKGIWSGIAGLFRGIGRFFSAIGSSILSTFMNLPLVSTIRNLFATVKAFFSGDLTFFEAGKKLLVTLGKGIWSTVTYPFNMLKNALGKLRKLLPFSDAKEGPLSTLTTSGKALLETLAGGMAAAQNAPTSIFKTATQGILASLSGAWNGIRNVGKAAMMHLAVPMKNGNWGALAEGAVQAGSRIKAALSNVMPKLPIPDFVRNMLPRPAQPAMPSTKNIQPAMPMVATQTPSIIPATLSAVLMLTPVLASAIPDTMTTTLSSSAIQLPSPDPIAVAAQVDPQIGAIPSIETPGDKPATVGNEVFQPIRLPEVESRQHNPEKLATVRQSSNTPQAQEGSRPDVAQLLEALLGKIDALAERPIDVSVATHIDGRQVAEAVYKNQREQKIRNYGTL
- a CDS encoding phage late control D family protein; amino-acid sequence: MELDTFKPTYLIQIEGQSLSKDITQEITSFVFTDNEEELDVLELSISNRNLQFVDDPLFQEGNEIIARFGYVGNLSPRKKAVIKDIDYDFPEGGAPTIRIKAYDKGFKLAGKENQKVWQKPAPGILYSEIAEQIAAANALSPVVTPTVGYHLRVIQSNQSDAIFLKELASKARDQNGQGITGYSFFVQDDELHFHPRELDKTPSLTLEYFTDQKGVLRSFRPETQSQGAKGAGVEIKTVGVDPRKKEAVEHKANNETTPERTSLGKQTYLVDGNTGEGRFKEQETGAVVPSFERSEGFHEEPAQEPAQDVAEGKFREAELKQVEATAVTIGIPRLRAKNNVEVKGVGRKFSGVYYCNSVRHSFGSSGYSCELKLKKNALGKGAGDKSVLTTGKTNDQEGSATPQPDAPAMVTVNADSGAIT
- a CDS encoding DUF1353 domain-containing protein, coding for MENVQQIITTGSLIGFNDSLQVELLPGGRCVRLTNNFKVTLAVGRMITVPAGFETDFASVPRLFWRIIPPWGRYSAAAVVHDYLYATASITRYEADRIFLDLMKRLGVPLWKRRLMYRAVRLGGWASWKRFRSQNR
- a CDS encoding baseplate assembly protein V — protein: MTATKPYYGKYRAFVRDNHDPERLGRVRLEIPAVLGTGRDNWSDWAAPCFPYGGNDDCGMFLVPEEGASVWAEFEGGIVQYPIWSGVWLAGSNPGEQPEESKRTCSSAFCKDCEDQQEHQAHPHDHLEHKKYHNHPEYYCPRFRVLLKTETGHTILADDRDGDELMRLIDRAGQILTMEAKVKSEMQQGNALKRGTKDAERGDQLDISSQIVDAKARIQLTDLCRQKIVLEAWQDEEKVHILSCDKGRSRWQKILIDTTKGREKVHIWGLNGTQEILIDSTAGREMIRLSDKAKQTVTLNAASGTESISATDKAGSLIFMDGVGGNIIIQSTSQVLINP
- a CDS encoding PAAR domain-containing protein — encoded protein: MSAPQARLGDSSSHGGVIISAAVRTMVNGIPVARMGDLHVCPIPGHGVTPIVTGSTTTLTEGKPNARLGDQCGCGAVIVAGSPDDLLS
- a CDS encoding baseplate protein is translated as MSDNHDFLGTGLKFPFSFNTRSGGVDVSSSTVREHEHIRESIIQILGTRPGERFMNPEFGSKLKDLVFEQNDSVLKGLIRHHVNDAIRHWEKRVIVTDVSFDDSSQNTDNHLLPIIISYRVIRTQVEGNLVYPFVREEVEI
- a CDS encoding baseplate J protein produces the protein MSRASIEYSNKDYESIRQELLAKVPQLTNRWTDFNPSDLGIVLLDLFCGVGDMLAYYLDAQAAEAFLPTARQRQSVIDLCKHIGYRLDGPASSTTTILFFLPDTLDFDLTIPRGTSCRALVEDGHIDFETADSVFIPRGEHSVEAFARQGIRKVQELEATGQPWQQFELTGKAIAQGTIRVEIDGKPWMEVRHFQESDADSFHFITDCTALDVTTISFGDGQFGAVPPAGKTISVSWLESLGADGNIAPKRITQLLTPIYHESVQVPLNISNPVAATGGSSRETIQHAKVQAPAELSTLWKAITLQDYKALAEGFPGVAKAKVLDTNDCQNIRYYTVHLAVAPNGGGLPSGLLKLDLAEFLERRKVATVEVKLFDPVYLPIPIDCTVYVWPGEDLAAIQRRIETALADFFSFDRVNFEQAIHTSDLVALIDGVPGVSHLHLHTPPTDMELKRGEIPVLGTVTLDIRRAE